One segment of Tamandua tetradactyla isolate mTamTet1 chromosome 13, mTamTet1.pri, whole genome shotgun sequence DNA contains the following:
- the SLC35G1 gene encoding solute carrier family 35 member G1, producing the protein MRPLDSVVAAELLEPEPPPSPPPDDASPGASEEPLAAEVVGAPGPGRCWSCRSSPDGSCTEPEAKTKALCPGLGLFYTLLSAFLFSVGSLFVKRLQEVHAVEISAFRCVFQMLFILPCLIYRKTGFIGPKSQRIFLILRGVFGSTAMILLYYAFQETSLADATVITFSSPVFTSIFAWLFLKEKYSPWDALFTIFTITGVILIVRPPFLFGSSSAKTKESYPDHLKGTFAAIGHAVLAAFTLVVLRKMGKSVDYFLTIWYYVIVGLIESTTVLFVLGEWSLPYCGLDRLFLILIGLFGLGGQVFLTKALQIEKAGPVAIMRTMDVVFAFTFQILFFNDVPSWWTVGGALCVVASSTGAAIRKWCQSSK; encoded by the exons ATGCGGCCCCTGGACAGCGTAGTGGCCGCCGAGTTGCTGGAGCCCGAGCCGCCGCCATCGCCGCCGCCGGACGACGCGTCCCCGGGCGCTAGCGAGGAGCCGTTAGCCGCCGAGGTAGTGGGCGCTCCCGGCCCCGGCAGATGTTGGTCCTGCCGCTCCTCGCCGGACGGCTCGTGCACGGAGCCGG AAGCCAAGACGAAAGCACTCTGTCCTGGACTTGGCTTGTTTTACACACTGTTGTCTGCCTTCCTCTTCTCAGTAGGATCTTTATTTGTTAAAAGACTACAGGAAGTCCATGCTGTAGAAATCAGTGCATTTCGATGTGTGTTTCAAATGCTGTTCATTCTTCCTTGCTTAATATATAGAAA AACTGGGTTTATAGGCCCAAAAAGTCAACGAATTTTCCTCATCCTCAGAGGAGTCTTTGGTTCTACCGCCATGATCCTTTTATACTATGCTTTCCAGGAAACATCCCTTGCCGATGCTACAGTTATCACATTTAGCAGTCCAGTGTTTACATCTATATTTGCTTGGCTGTTTCTCAAGGAAAAATACAGCCCTTGGGATGCTCTATTCACCATATTCACTATCACTGGCGTGATCCTGATTGTGAGGCCaccatttctgtttggttccagCTCTGCGAAGACGAAAGAAAGCTATCCAGACCATCTCAAGGGAACATTCGCAGCCATTGGACATGCAGTTCTCGCTGCATTCACTCTAGTTGTCctgagaaaaatgggaaaatctgTAGACTACTTTTTGACCATTTGGTATTATGTGATAGTTGGCCTCATCGAAAGCACCACTGTCCTGTTTGTATTAGGAGAATGGAGTCTGCCTTACTGTGGGTTGGACAGGCTATTTCTCATCCTAATCGGGCTGTTTGGTTTGGGGGGTCAAGTATTTCTCACAAAGGCACTTCAAATAGAAAAAGCAGGGCCAGTAGCAATAATGAGGACTATGGATGTGGtctttgcttttacttttcaGATTCTTTTCTTCAATGACGTACCATCATGGTGGACAGTGGGTGGTGCTCTCTGCGTAGTAGCCAGTAGTACTGGAGCAGCCATTCGTAAATGGTGCCAGAGTTCCAAATAa